One window of Streptomyces sp. NBC_00273 genomic DNA carries:
- a CDS encoding beta-N-acetylhexosaminidase — protein sequence MRVLRRTLGTLLAFAAAPALVTACTSAHGDDARPGDDPPVALAPFERLLPVPLSAHAEGPGYSFGAGTVIRTGRGPGEEVRRVGELLAEQLRGPSGLPLPVVDGAQGDGIRLRIDEGAQGVGEEGYRLESGPTGVTLTARTPAGLFHGGQTLRQLVPVAGPGTVPGGTVTDRPRFAYRGAMVDIARHHFSVDQVKRYVDQLAQYKVNTLHLHLTDDQGWRLAIDSWPRLAEYGGASEVGGGPGGHWTKAEYRELVAYAGQRYVDVVPEIDMPGHVNAALASYAELNCDGKAPERYTGVKVGFSSLCVAKERTYEFIDEVLGELAELTPGRYLHIGGDEAHATPAADYAAFMDRAQAVVGRYGKTVVAWHQLAAARPARGAVLQYWGHDKTAAADKAAVVAAAKAGHPLILSPADRLYLDMKYDPATKPGLAWAGYVPVRRAYSWDPGAYLAGVPESAVLGVEAPLWTETVATRGDWELMAFPRVLGLAELGWSPAVALDWTSYSRRLAAQAPRLEAQGIAFFRAPDVPWQ from the coding sequence ATGAGAGTCCTGCGACGCACGCTCGGCACCCTCCTCGCCTTCGCCGCGGCCCCGGCCCTGGTCACGGCCTGCACCTCCGCCCACGGTGACGACGCCAGACCCGGGGACGACCCGCCGGTGGCCCTCGCCCCCTTCGAACGGCTGCTCCCCGTGCCCCTTTCCGCGCACGCCGAAGGCCCCGGGTACTCCTTCGGCGCGGGCACGGTCATCCGTACCGGCCGGGGCCCGGGCGAGGAGGTCCGCCGGGTGGGCGAGCTCCTCGCCGAGCAGTTGCGCGGCCCGAGCGGGCTGCCGCTGCCGGTGGTCGACGGGGCGCAGGGGGACGGGATCCGGCTCAGGATCGACGAGGGGGCGCAGGGGGTGGGCGAGGAGGGGTACCGGCTGGAGTCCGGCCCGACCGGGGTCACCCTCACCGCGCGGACCCCGGCCGGGCTCTTCCACGGGGGGCAGACGCTGCGCCAGCTGGTGCCGGTGGCGGGTCCCGGGACGGTGCCGGGCGGGACGGTCACCGACCGGCCGCGCTTCGCGTACCGGGGGGCCATGGTCGACATCGCGCGCCACCACTTCTCGGTGGACCAGGTGAAGCGGTACGTGGACCAGCTCGCCCAGTACAAGGTCAACACCCTGCACCTGCACCTGACCGACGACCAGGGGTGGCGCCTGGCGATCGACTCCTGGCCGCGACTGGCGGAGTACGGGGGCGCGAGCGAGGTCGGCGGCGGGCCCGGCGGCCACTGGACGAAGGCCGAGTACCGGGAGCTGGTGGCCTACGCGGGGCAGCGGTACGTGGACGTGGTCCCCGAGATCGACATGCCGGGGCACGTGAACGCGGCGCTCGCCTCCTACGCCGAGCTGAACTGCGACGGCAAGGCCCCGGAGCGGTACACCGGCGTCAAGGTGGGCTTCAGCTCCCTGTGCGTGGCCAAGGAGCGGACGTACGAGTTCATCGACGAGGTCCTCGGCGAGCTGGCGGAGCTCACCCCGGGCCGCTACCTGCACATCGGCGGCGACGAAGCGCACGCGACGCCCGCGGCGGACTACGCGGCCTTCATGGACCGGGCGCAGGCGGTGGTGGGGCGGTACGGCAAGACGGTGGTGGCCTGGCACCAGCTGGCGGCGGCCCGCCCGGCCCGGGGCGCGGTGCTCCAGTACTGGGGCCACGACAAGACCGCGGCCGCGGACAAGGCGGCCGTGGTGGCGGCGGCGAAGGCGGGACACCCGCTGATCCTGTCCCCGGCGGACCGGCTGTACCTGGACATGAAGTACGACCCGGCGACGAAGCCGGGCCTGGCCTGGGCGGGGTACGTCCCGGTGCGGCGCGCCTACTCCTGGGACCCGGGGGCGTACCTGGCCGGGGTGCCCGAGTCGGCGGTGCTGGGGGTGGAGGCCCCGCTGTGGACGGAGACCGTCGCGACGCGCGGCGACTGGGAACTGATGGCCTTCCCGCGGGTGTTGGGCCTGGCCGAGCTGGGCTGGTCGCCGGCGGTCGCGCTCGACTGGACCTCCTACAGCCGCCGCCTGGCCGCGCAGGCGCCCCGGCTGGAGGCGCAGGGCATCGCCTTCTTCCGGGCGCCGGACGTCCCCTGGCAGTGA
- a CDS encoding acetate uptake transporter, which translates to MDNGVSAGSTASTSTLGNIALGLTLLAFGIGHTGVIDGVSAANSVSLAMYVGGAALFLLGLLEYRGGNGFNGTAFAGLGIFWFTWAKGAGGSVSDEAAGTFLVLFAMLALTLTVAAASGLFSQGVYALLTLSLLLLAIGAFVDNGTLAKAGGWVAAVSGLLAWYGATAALAHWPMAFGKARSGGAVAAS; encoded by the coding sequence GTGGACAATGGTGTCTCTGCGGGAAGCACGGCCTCGACTTCGACCCTCGGGAACATCGCCCTGGGTCTCACCCTTCTCGCATTCGGTATCGGCCACACCGGTGTCATCGACGGCGTGTCCGCTGCCAACTCCGTGTCGCTCGCCATGTACGTCGGCGGCGCGGCCCTGTTCCTCCTCGGTCTCCTGGAGTACCGCGGCGGCAACGGGTTCAACGGCACCGCGTTCGCGGGCCTCGGCATCTTCTGGTTCACGTGGGCCAAGGGCGCGGGCGGTTCGGTCTCCGACGAAGCCGCCGGAACGTTTCTTGTCCTCTTCGCGATGCTCGCGCTGACCCTCACGGTCGCCGCCGCGAGCGGTCTGTTCAGCCAGGGCGTCTACGCCCTGCTGACCCTGTCGCTGCTCCTGCTGGCCATAGGCGCGTTCGTGGACAACGGCACGCTCGCGAAGGCGGGCGGCTGGGTCGCCGCCGTCTCCGGGCTGCTGGCCTGGTACGGCGCCACCGCGGCGCTGGCGCACTGGCCGATGGCCTTCGGCAAGGCCCGTAGCGGCGGCGCGGTCGCCGCGAGCTGA
- a CDS encoding IucA/IucC family protein produces MSLADAVAHLSPELWARANRALVRKGLAEFSHERLLTPKPLGEGFYSVLSDDSTVEYRFKAVLHALDHWSVDEDAITRHRGGAELELDALDFHIELRGALGLSPEVLPVYLEEISSTLAGTGYKYTKPQVSSDVLAKSSFQDIETGMTEGHPCFVANNGRLGFGVHEYLSYAPETASTVHLVWVAARKDVSTFTAGAGLDHDSFMREELGDETIGVFAERMTALGLDLADFHLFPVHPWQWWNKTTVTFAAEIANRRLVLLGEGPDAYLAQQSIRTFFNQSAPRKHYVKTAISVLNMGFMRGLSAAYMEATPAINDWLHQLIEGDEVLKSVDFSIIRERAAIGYHHRQYERATDRYSPYRKMLAALWRESPVNSIEGDERLATMASLLHVDAEGKSFVGALIAESGLTPAEWLRHYLRAYLVPLLHCFYQYDLAYMPHGENTILVIEGGLVKRAIFKDIAEEIVIMDADAVLPPAVERVRADIPEDMKLLSIFTDVFDCFFRFLGAILADEGICDEDTFWRAVADCGHEYQESMPQLAERFQRYDLFAQEFQLSCLNRLQLRNNKQMVDLADPAAALQLIGNLKNPVAAFARR; encoded by the coding sequence ATGAGCCTCGCCGACGCCGTCGCCCACCTCTCCCCCGAGCTGTGGGCCCGCGCCAACCGCGCCCTGGTCCGCAAGGGCCTCGCGGAGTTCTCCCACGAGCGCCTGCTGACCCCGAAGCCGCTGGGCGAGGGCTTCTACTCGGTCCTCAGCGACGACTCCACCGTGGAGTACCGCTTCAAGGCCGTCCTGCACGCCCTCGACCACTGGTCGGTCGACGAGGACGCCATCACCCGCCACCGGGGCGGAGCCGAGCTGGAGCTGGACGCCCTCGACTTCCACATCGAGCTGCGCGGGGCCCTGGGCCTGAGCCCCGAGGTGCTGCCCGTCTACCTGGAGGAGATCTCCTCCACCCTGGCCGGCACCGGCTACAAGTACACGAAGCCGCAGGTCTCCTCCGACGTCCTCGCGAAGTCCTCCTTCCAGGACATCGAAACGGGCATGACCGAGGGCCACCCCTGCTTCGTCGCGAACAACGGCCGGCTCGGCTTCGGCGTGCACGAGTACCTCTCCTACGCCCCGGAGACCGCCAGCACCGTCCACCTGGTGTGGGTCGCCGCCCGCAAGGACGTCTCCACCTTCACGGCGGGCGCGGGCCTGGACCACGACTCCTTCATGCGCGAGGAGCTCGGCGACGAGACCATCGGCGTCTTCGCCGAGCGGATGACCGCGCTGGGCCTGGACCTGGCCGACTTCCACCTCTTCCCCGTGCACCCCTGGCAGTGGTGGAACAAGACCACGGTCACCTTCGCGGCCGAGATCGCGAACCGCCGCCTGGTGCTGCTGGGCGAGGGCCCGGACGCGTACCTCGCGCAGCAGTCGATCCGCACGTTCTTCAACCAGAGCGCGCCGCGCAAGCACTACGTCAAGACCGCCATCTCGGTCCTGAACATGGGCTTCATGCGGGGCCTGTCGGCCGCGTACATGGAGGCCACCCCGGCCATCAACGACTGGCTGCACCAGCTGATCGAGGGCGACGAGGTCCTCAAGTCGGTCGACTTCTCGATCATCCGCGAGCGCGCGGCGATCGGCTACCACCACCGCCAGTACGAGCGCGCCACCGACCGGTACTCCCCGTACCGCAAGATGCTGGCCGCGCTGTGGCGCGAGTCCCCGGTCAACTCGATCGAGGGCGACGAGCGCCTCGCCACGATGGCCTCGCTCCTGCACGTGGACGCCGAGGGCAAGTCCTTCGTCGGCGCGCTGATCGCGGAATCGGGCCTGACCCCGGCCGAGTGGCTGCGCCACTACCTGCGCGCCTACCTGGTGCCGCTGCTGCACTGCTTCTACCAGTACGACCTCGCGTACATGCCGCACGGCGAGAACACCATCCTCGTCATCGAGGGCGGCCTGGTGAAGCGGGCGATCTTCAAGGACATCGCCGAGGAGATCGTCATCATGGACGCGGACGCGGTGCTGCCGCCCGCGGTCGAGCGGGTCCGGGCGGACATCCCGGAGGACATGAAGCTCCTGTCGATCTTCACCGACGTCTTCGACTGCTTCTTCCGCTTCCTCGGCGCGATCCTGGCGGACGAGGGCATCTGCGACGAGGACACCTTCTGGCGGGCGGTCGCGGACTGCGGCCACGAGTACCAGGAGTCGATGCCGCAGCTCGCGGAGCGCTTCCAGCGGTACGACCTCTTCGCGCAGGAGTTCCAGCTGTCCTGCCTGAACCGCCTCCAGCTGCGCAACAACAAGCAGATGGTCGACCTCGCCGACCCGGCGGCGGCCCTCCAGCTGATCGGCAACCTCAAGAACCCCGTCGCGGCCTTCGCCCGGCGGTGA
- the glmS gene encoding glutamine--fructose-6-phosphate transaminase (isomerizing) → MCGIVGYIGKRDVAPLLLEGLARLEYRGYDSAGIVVNTPKAPALKVVKAKGRVRELESRVPKRFAGTTGIAHTRWATHGAPSDINSHPHLDPENKVAVVHNGIVDNCSELRAKLEAEGVVFISETDTEVIVHLIARSEADSLEEKVREALKVIDGTYGIAVMHADFADRIVVARNGSPVVLGIGEKEMFVASDVAALVAHTRQVVTLGDGEMATIKADDFRTYTTSGTTTNATPETVEWEAASYDMGGHDTYMHKEISEQPDAVDRVLRGRIDDRFNTVHLGGLNLDPREARGIRRVKILGCGTSYHAGLIGAGLIEGMARIPADAEPASEFRYRNPVVDPDTLYIAVSQSGETYDVLAAVQELKRKGARVLGVVNVVGSAIAREADGGVYVHAGPEVCVVSTKCFTNTVVAFALLAVHLGRIRDLSVTDGKRIIEGLRKLPAQIQEILEGEEDIKKLAAEFAEAKSMMFIGRVRGYPVALEASLKLKEISYIHAEAYPASELKHGPLALIEPSLPTVAIVPDDDLLEKNRAALEEIKARSGRILAVAHREQEKADHTIVVPKNEDELDPILMGIPLQLLAYHTALAMGRDIDKPRNLAKSVTVE, encoded by the coding sequence ATGTGTGGAATCGTCGGTTACATCGGCAAGCGTGACGTGGCACCGCTGCTGCTGGAGGGCCTGGCACGGCTGGAGTACCGCGGGTACGACTCCGCGGGCATCGTGGTCAACACCCCGAAGGCACCGGCCCTGAAGGTCGTCAAGGCCAAGGGCCGCGTCCGCGAGCTGGAGTCCCGCGTTCCCAAGCGCTTCGCCGGCACCACCGGCATCGCCCACACCCGCTGGGCCACGCACGGCGCCCCGAGCGACATCAACTCCCACCCGCACCTGGACCCGGAGAACAAGGTCGCCGTCGTCCACAACGGCATCGTCGACAACTGCTCCGAGCTGCGCGCCAAGCTCGAGGCCGAGGGCGTCGTCTTCATCTCGGAGACCGACACCGAGGTCATCGTCCACCTGATCGCCCGCTCCGAGGCCGACTCCCTGGAGGAGAAGGTCCGCGAGGCGCTGAAGGTCATCGACGGCACCTACGGCATCGCCGTCATGCACGCCGACTTCGCCGACCGCATCGTCGTCGCCCGCAACGGCTCCCCCGTGGTCCTCGGCATCGGCGAGAAGGAGATGTTCGTCGCCTCGGACGTCGCCGCGCTGGTCGCGCACACCCGCCAGGTCGTCACCCTCGGCGACGGCGAGATGGCCACCATCAAGGCGGACGACTTCCGCACCTACACGACCTCCGGCACGACGACCAACGCCACCCCGGAGACCGTGGAGTGGGAGGCCGCCTCGTACGACATGGGCGGTCACGACACCTACATGCACAAGGAGATCTCCGAGCAGCCCGACGCGGTCGACCGCGTGCTGCGCGGCCGGATCGACGACCGCTTCAACACCGTGCACCTGGGCGGCCTGAACCTGGACCCGCGCGAGGCGCGCGGCATCCGCCGGGTCAAGATCCTGGGCTGCGGCACCTCGTACCACGCGGGCCTCATCGGCGCCGGCCTCATCGAGGGCATGGCCCGCATCCCCGCGGACGCCGAGCCGGCCTCCGAGTTCCGCTACCGCAACCCGGTAGTGGACCCCGACACCCTCTACATCGCGGTCTCCCAGTCCGGTGAGACGTACGACGTCCTCGCGGCCGTGCAGGAGCTCAAGCGCAAGGGCGCCCGCGTCCTCGGCGTGGTCAACGTGGTCGGTTCCGCGATCGCCCGCGAGGCCGACGGCGGCGTGTACGTGCACGCCGGCCCCGAGGTCTGCGTCGTCTCCACCAAGTGCTTCACCAACACGGTCGTGGCCTTCGCGCTGCTCGCCGTGCACCTCGGCCGCATCCGCGACCTCTCGGTCACCGACGGCAAGCGGATCATCGAGGGCCTGCGCAAGCTGCCCGCGCAGATCCAGGAGATCCTCGAGGGCGAAGAGGACATCAAGAAGCTGGCGGCCGAGTTCGCCGAGGCCAAGTCGATGATGTTCATCGGCCGGGTGCGCGGTTACCCGGTGGCCCTGGAGGCCTCCCTCAAGCTGAAGGAGATCTCCTACATCCACGCCGAGGCCTACCCGGCCTCCGAGCTCAAGCACGGTCCGCTGGCGCTGATCGAGCCCTCGCTGCCGACGGTCGCGATCGTCCCGGACGACGACCTGCTGGAGAAGAACCGCGCGGCGCTGGAGGAGATCAAGGCCCGCAGCGGCCGGATCCTGGCGGTCGCCCACCGCGAGCAGGAGAAGGCGGACCACACCATCGTGGTGCCGAAGAACGAGGACGAGCTGGACCCGATCCTGATGGGCATCCCGCTCCAGCTGCTGGCGTACCACACGGCCCTGGCCATGGGCCGGGACATCGACAAGCCGCGCAACCTGGCGAAGTCGGTCACGGTCGAGTAG
- a CDS encoding winged helix-turn-helix transcriptional regulator, with the protein MVTKQFTGSPDEADLRRADSLAREIFSDVANKWALLIIETLGDETLRFGEVRDAIEGISHKMLTQNLRMLERNGLVERTVHPVVPPRVEYTLTEPGRVLRVTIGGLCDWTHRFLGDIEASRRRFDA; encoded by the coding sequence ATGGTGACCAAGCAGTTCACGGGTTCGCCCGACGAGGCCGATCTAAGGCGCGCCGACTCCTTGGCGCGGGAGATCTTCTCGGACGTCGCCAACAAATGGGCGCTGCTGATCATCGAGACCCTGGGCGACGAGACCCTGCGCTTCGGCGAGGTGCGTGACGCGATCGAGGGCATCAGCCACAAGATGCTCACCCAGAACCTGCGCATGCTGGAACGCAACGGCCTGGTGGAGCGGACGGTGCACCCCGTCGTCCCGCCACGGGTCGAGTACACCCTCACCGAGCCGGGCCGGGTGCTGCGCGTGACGATCGGGGGACTGTGCGACTGGACCCACCGGTTCCTCGGCGACATCGAGGCCTCCCGGCGCCGCTTCGACGCCTGA
- a CDS encoding RidA family protein: MAITLVNPTGLPTVDAYRQVSIATGSKLVFVAGQVAWDADGATVGERDLAAQVERCYLNVSAALAAAGASFDDVAKLTVYVVDWTPDKMPLLMRGVARAAAQLGTTPAPPATLIGVAALDVPEHLVEVEATAVVD; the protein is encoded by the coding sequence ATGGCCATCACCCTCGTGAACCCGACCGGCTTGCCGACGGTCGACGCCTACCGACAGGTGTCGATCGCCACCGGGTCGAAGCTGGTCTTCGTCGCCGGACAGGTCGCCTGGGACGCCGATGGGGCCACCGTCGGCGAGCGCGACCTCGCCGCTCAGGTCGAGCGGTGCTACCTCAACGTCTCCGCCGCGCTGGCCGCGGCCGGAGCCTCGTTCGACGACGTGGCGAAACTGACCGTGTACGTCGTCGACTGGACCCCCGACAAGATGCCGCTGCTGATGCGGGGCGTCGCCCGCGCCGCCGCGCAGCTGGGGACCACCCCGGCTCCGCCGGCCACCCTCATCGGCGTCGCGGCGCTGGACGTCCCCGAGCACCTGGTCGAGGTCGAAGCCACCGCCGTCGTCGACTGA